One genomic region from Candidatus Nitrosopumilus koreensis AR1 encodes:
- a CDS encoding phosphoadenylyl-sulfate reductase codes for MTRFTQEQIYDLNSKIKTAEEALQWVSDNLHPKVAKASSFGAEDAVVMDMMLKINPKFRFFTLDTGRLPQETYDIMDVLRKKYNITIEVLFPDTKEVEDMVKEKGLNLFYESVENRKLCCEIRKVHPMNKMLSTLDGWITGLRREQTKIREDVTMFQLDHGHGGILKINPIIDWTWDQIQEHIKKHNLPYNSLLDKGYPSIGCEPCTRPIKPGEDIRAGRWWWEQGEHKECGLHIERKNED; via the coding sequence GTGACTAGATTTACGCAAGAACAAATTTATGATCTTAACTCAAAGATAAAGACAGCTGAAGAAGCTCTTCAATGGGTATCAGATAACCTTCATCCTAAAGTTGCAAAAGCTTCTAGCTTTGGCGCTGAAGATGCAGTTGTTATGGATATGATGCTAAAAATTAATCCTAAATTCAGGTTTTTTACATTAGATACAGGACGATTGCCACAAGAGACCTATGATATTATGGATGTCTTGAGAAAAAAATACAACATTACAATAGAAGTGTTGTTTCCTGATACCAAAGAAGTTGAAGACATGGTTAAAGAGAAAGGCCTTAATCTGTTCTATGAAAGTGTTGAAAACAGAAAACTTTGCTGTGAAATACGTAAAGTACATCCAATGAACAAAATGTTAAGCACTCTAGATGGATGGATTACTGGACTACGACGAGAACAGACCAAAATCAGAGAAGACGTTACAATGTTTCAACTTGATCATGGTCATGGTGGTATCCTAAAGATTAACCCAATAATTGATTGGACATGGGATCAGATTCAAGAACATATCAAAAAACACAACTTGCCATACAATAGCCTTCTTGACAAAGGTTATCCCAGTATTGGATGTGAACCTTGTACACGACCAATAAAACCTGGAGAAGACATTCGAGCAGGAAGATGGTGGTGGGAACAAGGAGAGCACAAAGAGTGTGGCCTTCATATAGAGCGTAAAAATGAGGATTAA
- a CDS encoding glycosyl transferase, with the protein MLKIGEFIYPWGSGHYSRMMRLNEVLGKYIKEEFEVHFSSKDHVYEKLLKRFPDQREKIHEILMPTPIDGKFGPSVSMSLMNLLLPISKNPPLVRQIANYLREERKLYDKEKFDLVINDGDMGSNILAKNRNIPSLFITNQFRPKLYNSRSYLYPSLIFIAKQILKATKILVADSPPPYTMCEYNLNFIKEAEEKVIYVGHFTNSKKINKVESSDLEKLIENSEFGYWMRTGNKSTNDGTGQRYEEVFQQDKMKNERRIISHARNDPKIDSVIGKDGKRYSISDALDKKIDWIQIDVGFLSEQEKDTVLDLCRYAVVNGSHTVMGEIMGGKSKPIIGIPIYDEHTNNIRWAQEKNLGVLATKTNQVIEGIFKIRENYEEFSGNLREFSKNFVPDGAENSAKIAAQTLEEKR; encoded by the coding sequence GTGCTCAAAATAGGAGAATTCATCTACCCGTGGGGAAGTGGCCATTATTCTAGAATGATGAGACTAAACGAAGTTCTTGGAAAATACATCAAAGAAGAGTTCGAGGTTCATTTTTCAAGCAAGGATCATGTGTATGAAAAATTACTAAAAAGATTCCCAGATCAAAGGGAAAAAATTCATGAAATTTTGATGCCAACTCCAATTGACGGGAAGTTTGGTCCAAGTGTTTCAATGTCCTTGATGAATTTGTTACTACCAATCTCAAAAAATCCACCTCTAGTTAGGCAAATTGCAAATTATCTTAGAGAAGAAAGAAAGCTCTACGACAAAGAAAAATTTGATTTGGTAATTAATGATGGAGACATGGGATCAAATATCTTAGCAAAAAATAGAAACATACCAAGTTTATTTATAACAAATCAATTTAGACCCAAATTGTATAATTCCAGATCATATCTATATCCATCACTAATTTTTATTGCAAAACAGATTTTAAAAGCAACAAAAATTCTTGTCGCAGATTCTCCACCACCATATACAATGTGTGAGTATAACCTAAATTTCATAAAAGAAGCTGAAGAAAAAGTAATTTATGTTGGACACTTTACAAATAGCAAAAAAATTAACAAAGTTGAAAGTTCTGATCTTGAAAAACTAATCGAAAATAGTGAATTTGGTTATTGGATGAGAACAGGAAACAAATCAACAAATGATGGAACAGGTCAAAGATATGAAGAAGTATTTCAACAAGATAAGATGAAAAATGAAAGAAGAATTATTTCTCATGCAAGAAATGATCCAAAAATTGATTCAGTGATTGGAAAAGACGGAAAAAGATATTCAATATCTGATGCACTAGACAAAAAAATAGATTGGATTCAGATTGATGTTGGATTTCTGTCGGAGCAAGAAAAAGATACCGTGTTGGATTTATGCAGATATGCAGTAGTAAATGGTTCTCATACTGTTATGGGTGAAATCATGGGTGGAAAGTCAAAACCTATTATCGGAATCCCAATCTATGATGAGCATACAAACAACATCAGATGGGCTCAGGAGAAGAATCTAGGAGTATTAGCTACAAAAACAAATCAAGTAATTGAGGGAATTTTCAAAATTAGAGAGAATTACGAGGAATTTTCAGGGAATTTAAGGGAATTTTCTAAAAATTTTGTTCCAGATGGTGCTGAAAATTCAGCGAAGATTGCTGCCCAAACCTTGGAAGAAAAGAGATAA
- the sat gene encoding sulfate adenylyltransferase, translating to MSENGSIKPHGGVLVNRITNVDPTGLFSITISEDLANDVENIADGIFSPLEGFLGQQDFESVVSRGRLANDLAWTIPIVLDVDEQTGSKMKESGKVLLQNPQGVGVAVLNVEEVYTFDKEKTSQGVYGTTDSSHPGVAKTMSMKDYLVSGKIDYIQRPEDSEIRKYRLTPKQTREAFAQAGWKTICAFQTRNPPHVAHEMLQKTSITTRDGVFVNPIIGKKKSGDFVDEVIVKCYETMIKLYYPENRCRLGTLHTEMKYAGPKEAIHHAIMRQNYGCTHIIIGRDHAGVGKFYEPFAAQEIFSDYPELDISPVFFPPFFYCRKCLTYTTPKACPHDNDDKEQISGTALREMIQNGQAPSEFILRPEVAQVILNHPKPFVD from the coding sequence ATGTCAGAAAATGGTTCAATTAAACCACATGGCGGAGTATTAGTAAATAGAATTACAAATGTTGATCCTACCGGATTATTCTCAATTACAATTTCAGAAGATCTTGCAAATGATGTTGAAAATATTGCAGACGGAATCTTTAGTCCATTGGAAGGATTTCTAGGTCAACAAGATTTTGAGAGTGTTGTATCTCGAGGTAGATTGGCAAATGATCTAGCATGGACCATACCAATTGTACTGGATGTTGATGAGCAAACAGGCTCTAAAATGAAAGAGTCAGGCAAAGTCTTACTACAAAATCCTCAAGGGGTAGGCGTTGCTGTATTAAATGTAGAAGAAGTGTATACTTTTGATAAAGAAAAAACATCACAAGGAGTCTATGGGACAACTGACTCTTCTCATCCAGGTGTTGCAAAGACAATGTCAATGAAAGACTATCTTGTTTCAGGAAAGATTGACTATATTCAGAGACCTGAAGACTCTGAGATTAGAAAATACAGACTAACTCCAAAACAAACTAGAGAGGCATTTGCACAAGCTGGATGGAAAACCATTTGTGCATTTCAGACAAGAAATCCTCCACATGTAGCACATGAGATGCTACAAAAAACATCAATTACGACAAGAGATGGAGTCTTTGTTAATCCAATCATTGGAAAGAAAAAATCTGGTGACTTTGTGGATGAAGTCATCGTAAAATGCTATGAAACCATGATAAAATTATACTATCCAGAAAATAGATGTCGTCTTGGCACTTTACACACTGAAATGAAATATGCTGGACCAAAAGAGGCAATTCACCACGCAATTATGAGACAAAACTACGGTTGCACTCATATCATTATTGGTAGAGATCATGCAGGTGTTGGAAAGTTCTACGAACCATTTGCAGCACAAGAAATCTTTTCAGACTATCCCGAACTGGATATATCTCCCGTGTTCTTCCCACCATTCTTCTATTGCAGAAAATGCCTTACCTACACAACTCCAAAGGCATGTCCGCATGACAATGATGACAAAGAGCAAATCAGCGGAACCGCACTAAGAGAAATGATTCAAAATGGACAAGCACCTTCTGAATTTATTCTAAGACCGGAGGTTG
- a CDS encoding thiamine biosynthesis protein, producing MDEMSYVVVFPTIFSKNKIPQLISNIKKILKIKNQQFNSVKRDGEIILVDANDPVFASSAINMLFGIKEIAIAKQIKNNYQNIVSEITSIGGNLLLKGEKFLVRVEGTSKGFLAKDVEIAATSNIIEKKSKLGAHPGTDLDYDKLLYTYLTKNNAYICIFSDKGKGGIPYQSQSQKTICAVYDELSAVSCYETIKQGYDTKVIVCYRQKSELMNLAKVLNQIIPRLVQEKIELEFFHLKINPNGIKNYLTYVNSILEIMLQYSNKRVSLALSPLVFSSDFIDNALKLVFTKKKIPLIPLSGVDTSLFEEAKEIGLEKSIKKLEKIVTISSYEIPSFAKKQVENAQKTKKMISIQVGPNNVHDILDSLEENH from the coding sequence ATGGATGAAATGTCATATGTAGTAGTTTTTCCAACCATATTTTCAAAAAATAAAATTCCACAACTAATTTCAAATATCAAAAAAATTTTGAAGATAAAAAATCAACAATTCAATTCAGTTAAACGTGATGGAGAAATTATTCTAGTAGATGCCAATGATCCTGTATTTGCATCATCTGCAATCAATATGCTTTTTGGAATAAAAGAGATTGCAATTGCAAAACAAATAAAAAATAATTATCAAAATATTGTTTCTGAAATTACTTCTATAGGAGGGAATCTTCTCCTAAAAGGTGAAAAATTCTTAGTCAGGGTTGAAGGAACATCAAAAGGTTTTCTTGCAAAAGATGTGGAGATTGCTGCAACATCAAATATTATAGAAAAAAAATCAAAGCTGGGTGCTCATCCAGGAACTGATCTAGATTATGACAAATTGTTGTATACATATCTTACAAAAAATAATGCATATATCTGCATATTTTCAGATAAAGGAAAAGGTGGAATTCCATATCAATCACAAAGTCAAAAGACAATTTGTGCAGTATATGACGAATTATCTGCAGTATCTTGTTATGAAACAATAAAACAAGGATATGATACAAAAGTAATAGTTTGTTATAGACAGAAATCTGAATTAATGAATTTAGCTAAAGTTCTAAACCAAATTATTCCAAGACTCGTTCAAGAAAAAATTGAATTAGAATTCTTTCATCTAAAAATAAATCCAAATGGAATCAAGAATTATTTGACATATGTGAATTCAATTTTAGAGATAATGTTACAATACTCAAATAAACGAGTGTCGTTGGCTTTATCACCACTGGTATTTTCTTCAGATTTTATTGATAATGCATTAAAACTAGTATTTACAAAAAAGAAAATTCCATTAATTCCATTATCTGGCGTAGACACAAGTTTGTTTGAGGAAGCAAAAGAAATCGGTTTGGAAAAAAGTATAAAGAAATTAGAAAAGATTGTGACTATTAGCTCCTATGAAATTCCATCTTTTGCAAAAAAACAAGTCGAAAATGCCCAAAAAACTAAAAAAATGATTTCTATTCAGGTAGGACCAAACAATGTTCACGATATTTTAGATTCGCTAGAAGAAAATCACTGA